In the genome of Thermodesulfobacteriota bacterium, one region contains:
- a CDS encoding DEAD/DEAH box helicase, with amino-acid sequence MEKLEKFRALGLSENTLRAIKDKGFLEPTAIQERTIPILLRGDIDVVGQAQTGTGKTAAFALPLIERLEEAGFVQALVLVPTRELAVQVSEEINSLKGNKKLRVVPIYGGHSMELQLRWLREGVDIVVGTPGRILDHVKRKSLKLGSISHLILDEADEMLNMGFIEDVEEILNSAATEKRMLLFSATMPERILDIAKNYMRRYELITLKQQLTTDLTDQIYFEISSSDKFKALCRIIDVEKEFYGLVFCRTKLDVENVANKLMEMGYNAKALHGDISQNQRERILNRFRNKRINVLVATDVAARGIDINDLTHVINYALPHDPESYVHRIGRTGRAGKEGTAITFVTPEDQRRLHFIKRIAKTNIRREKLPEMEDVIKAKLTRIKREIEDIIESGGHQDYIKTAKELLEENEAEKVLAALLNRSFKDELNKRKYSVVQDVLIESHGSDNNRRARRKNRTIYKNGKNGWHGF; translated from the coding sequence ATGGAGAAGTTAGAAAAATTCAGGGCGCTCGGTTTATCCGAAAATACATTAAGAGCAATAAAAGATAAAGGTTTTCTTGAACCTACGGCAATTCAGGAAAGAACTATCCCCATACTTTTGAGAGGGGATATCGATGTCGTGGGACAGGCTCAAACCGGAACAGGAAAGACAGCGGCGTTTGCGCTTCCTCTGATTGAAAGGTTAGAAGAAGCCGGGTTTGTTCAGGCGCTCGTTCTTGTCCCCACCAGGGAATTGGCCGTTCAGGTTTCGGAAGAGATTAACTCGCTCAAAGGAAATAAAAAGCTGCGGGTAGTCCCCATATACGGTGGCCACTCTATGGAGCTTCAGCTCAGATGGCTGAGGGAAGGAGTGGATATTGTGGTTGGAACCCCGGGCAGGATACTGGACCATGTAAAAAGAAAAAGTTTGAAGCTGGGCAGTATTTCCCATCTGATATTGGATGAGGCGGATGAAATGCTGAATATGGGTTTCATAGAGGATGTAGAGGAGATTTTGAATAGTGCCGCTACGGAGAAGAGGATGCTGCTATTTTCGGCAACAATGCCGGAGAGAATATTGGATATTGCCAAGAATTATATGAGGCGCTATGAACTTATAACACTTAAACAACAGCTTACCACGGACCTGACAGACCAGATTTATTTTGAAATTTCCTCTTCGGATAAGTTCAAGGCGTTATGCAGGATAATCGATGTGGAAAAGGAATTTTACGGACTCGTATTCTGCAGGACAAAGCTGGACGTGGAAAATGTTGCCAATAAGCTGATGGAAATGGGGTACAACGCCAAAGCTTTGCACGGTGATATATCCCAAAATCAAAGAGAGAGGATATTGAATAGGTTCAGGAATAAGAGGATTAACGTCCTTGTGGCTACGGATGTTGCGGCCAGGGGGATAGATATTAACGACCTCACCCATGTCATTAATTATGCTTTGCCCCATGACCCTGAATCTTACGTGCACCGGATAGGAAGGACGGGGAGAGCGGGGAAGGAGGGAACGGCTATAACCTTCGTTACCCCGGAGGACCAGAGAAGGCTCCATTTCATAAAGAGGATCGCCAAGACCAATATCCGAAGAGAGAAGCTGCCGGAAATGGAGGATGTAATAAAAGCAAAATTAACCAGAATAAAAAGGGAGATCGAGGATATTATTGAGTCTGGCGGCCACCAGGATTATATCAAGACGGCCAAAGAGCTCCTGGAAGAAAACGAGGCAGAAAAAGTTCTTGCGGCTCTATTAAATCGCTCTTTTAAGGATGAACTCAATAAAAGAAAATATAGCGTTGTCCAGGATGTTCTCATAGAAAGCCATGGGAGTGATAATAATCGGAGAGCACGGAGAAAGAACAGGACTATCTACAAGAATGGGAAAAACGGATGGCATGGTTTCTAA
- a CDS encoding alpha-2-macroglobulin — translation MSEPNSDKPKRIFQDWKNIAIAILVIVVVVMGFILGKDRLGGGVKETGVDGKGEGVAIFDVKFDRENQSFVDIVFDKPIGKDKEGEILGRDPAKITPTIGGVWKWQGSNVLRFEPSGNFAPATDYTITIIPEQIISQGQVFKGKKEISFRTDEFKVEQVTINEEPFLEKKNTLALVGEVRFNYSVDPEVLARKIKLIDLKGGVDGQEKRIPIKLETTYWSDVINFKSDPIEKEKDERKLKLIILGDLVPAQGNVPLGQDYTETILLGSKDKLVVREVSPEAAYKKSSLKITFSSSVNPEIAASYITVKPEVKYTLERDRNRLNLRGEFKPGETYELAMGKGLPAIDDAVLREEYKTEVTIPDLEPSVEFESKGMFLDAKGTHAVKLKTINIDSLELDIDRVYLNNLFFLFDSYGYSVWRDNYYKGDLNYSLGNSIVNKEIKMQKKQNEEVVTTLNLNKYIPEGEPGLYRIGITPEGLYEGVQKWVLITDLGIVAKKGSGEFLVWVSSFANLQPISGAEVKVISNQNQLIAKGITDANGLLRLEGLQKPFEKNTPYMITVEKGRDFSFLLTEQMAIDTSGLDVGGATFTAKGYTAYVYGERDIYRPGETLEAVAIVRDSNLNVPEPMPLIIGHKDPKGRISKTMKENVTAGGLLPFSLSVPAYAPTGYHTVEIVAGDETIGQYRFQVEEFVPDRIKVAVEEEKKSVLPGEEMRYKVRGTYLFGPPAAGLSVDTQVTLIPKDFAPKGYEAYVFINPERKFDPRQIFSERGKLNEEGIKEFAAKVPEDLRPPSSLEAWITARVQETGGRGVAARNIINVHPYPFYLGIKRKDRSQYADPGKEVVLEYVALSPGEADSELKEVKTDTLRAEFFIDRWNTVLRRTPAGNYKYESIRDSALLESKILEGGSSKGSFGFTPSEFGSYRVVLTDPKGGASTEVQFYASGWGFSAWAIENPARVELDLEEDEYMPGERAVLQVRAPFSGKLLVTVERDEIYHTEIHTLSGNSAKLSIPVTELYRPNAYITATVIRSAKDLEPGSPGRAFGAIPINVDRSANRIGVDIKAPEEIRPLTPLEIEVSTIPEASVTVAAVDEGILQLIAQKTPDPFSFFYQKLALGVMEYDTFSLLLPDVPKIEGASPPGGGADALKAGQFVRTEGIRRVKPVAFWSGVLKTDANGRLKVKFDIPEFQGAIRIMAVASKDKRFGSGESFTGVKSPLVMFPTIPRFLSLNETVVIPVSVRNDTGKDGTFKVQLDLLGALGIEGERDNEQKKQSIKEIAIPNGSERTVYFTITTFDETGNVSLNISASGNGETTSSTTDLSIRPDLPVERMEKAGRIAGQTTELGIEDEGSFRPETIKRELRLSRLPLIQFSGKLDYLLNYPYGCLEQVTSTVFPLLYLADISRELEPELFEKSNPEALVQEGIRRMVTMQITGGGFSLWPGGTSVEPWASIYAAHFLVEARRAGYYVENSLYSGAIDFTKSEAKAKQSYGTGELERAVYALYVLGRAGKADTGTMDYIRKNGKDQLGVESRALLGATYASMGNTEAIKEMTKGLEDVERINRETGGNFNSTVRNRALFLLALMDAAPNDPRAPELVERLARDATVDTWWTTQETSFALLAIGQFIKRQTQAPPYTGTVYLGDKSIAEFKSDKVLAIPEIEGTEPVKIVMDNGYKEGSAFYSIITSAVPTDKGFKPVQNGLELKKEYHTQDGVPIDPNNIKQGDLLVVRTDVRSMSGRLQNVVIQNLLPSGFEVENPRLKTTEILPWATGEKLEPDYQDIRDDRVLIFTDLNDNKWYSYYTLLRVVNPGVFSVPPVQAEAMYAPNIRFTGGLEKPFRVEIKN, via the coding sequence ATGTCTGAACCAAACTCGGACAAACCTAAGCGGATATTTCAGGATTGGAAGAACATTGCAATAGCAATACTGGTCATAGTCGTGGTCGTGATGGGTTTTATACTGGGAAAGGATAGATTGGGTGGAGGAGTAAAGGAGACCGGTGTTGATGGTAAGGGAGAGGGGGTGGCAATATTCGATGTTAAGTTTGACCGGGAGAACCAGAGCTTCGTCGACATTGTGTTTGACAAGCCGATTGGAAAGGACAAAGAAGGCGAGATACTAGGACGTGACCCTGCCAAGATAACCCCGACCATAGGCGGAGTCTGGAAATGGCAGGGCTCAAATGTGCTCAGGTTCGAGCCATCGGGGAATTTCGCCCCGGCTACTGATTACACTATCACCATAATTCCCGAGCAAATAATCTCTCAAGGGCAGGTGTTTAAGGGAAAGAAGGAAATAAGCTTTCGCACTGATGAATTCAAAGTGGAGCAGGTAACCATAAACGAAGAACCATTCCTGGAGAAGAAAAACACCCTTGCCCTTGTCGGAGAGGTTAGATTTAACTACTCGGTGGACCCGGAGGTCTTGGCCCGGAAAATAAAGCTTATCGACCTTAAAGGAGGAGTGGATGGTCAGGAAAAGCGAATACCCATAAAGCTCGAAACTACATACTGGAGCGACGTAATCAATTTCAAAAGTGACCCCATAGAGAAGGAGAAGGATGAGAGGAAGCTTAAGCTCATAATCCTGGGAGACCTCGTTCCTGCTCAGGGTAACGTCCCGCTAGGACAGGATTATACTGAGACTATTCTACTGGGGTCAAAAGATAAGCTCGTAGTCCGCGAGGTTTCCCCGGAAGCGGCGTATAAAAAATCATCCCTTAAAATCACCTTTTCATCCTCGGTAAACCCGGAGATTGCCGCAAGCTATATAACAGTAAAGCCCGAGGTTAAGTACACCCTAGAGAGAGACCGAAACCGACTAAACCTGAGAGGTGAATTTAAACCGGGAGAGACATACGAATTGGCTATGGGTAAGGGGCTTCCGGCGATCGATGATGCGGTTTTGCGGGAGGAATACAAGACTGAAGTTACCATTCCCGACTTAGAGCCTTCGGTGGAGTTTGAAAGCAAGGGGATGTTTCTCGACGCTAAAGGCACGCATGCGGTAAAGCTTAAAACAATCAATATAGATAGCCTGGAGCTTGACATTGACCGGGTTTATCTCAACAACCTTTTTTTCCTGTTCGATTCATATGGGTACTCGGTATGGAGAGACAATTACTATAAGGGTGACCTTAACTACTCTTTGGGTAACTCCATTGTGAATAAGGAAATAAAAATGCAAAAAAAGCAAAATGAGGAAGTGGTTACCACCCTCAATCTGAATAAATACATACCGGAAGGAGAGCCGGGTCTTTACCGAATAGGCATCACCCCTGAAGGACTTTATGAAGGCGTACAGAAGTGGGTTCTCATAACCGACCTGGGAATAGTGGCGAAGAAAGGAAGCGGCGAATTCCTGGTTTGGGTTTCCTCTTTTGCTAATCTTCAGCCAATCTCCGGTGCTGAGGTTAAGGTCATAAGCAACCAGAACCAGCTTATTGCTAAGGGGATTACGGATGCTAACGGTCTCCTACGTTTAGAAGGTCTTCAAAAGCCGTTTGAGAAAAATACTCCGTACATGATAACAGTAGAGAAGGGAAGGGATTTTAGTTTTCTCCTCACCGAGCAAATGGCCATAGACACATCCGGGCTTGATGTCGGAGGCGCAACATTCACGGCTAAGGGATACACAGCATATGTTTATGGGGAGAGGGACATATACCGTCCCGGTGAAACCCTGGAAGCTGTAGCAATCGTCAGGGATTCTAACCTAAATGTTCCCGAACCGATGCCGCTCATCATTGGCCATAAGGACCCCAAGGGAAGGATAAGCAAGACCATGAAAGAGAATGTGACCGCAGGCGGGCTATTGCCTTTTTCCCTATCCGTTCCGGCTTATGCTCCTACCGGATATCACACGGTAGAGATAGTTGCCGGGGATGAAACAATCGGACAATACCGTTTTCAGGTAGAGGAATTCGTGCCTGACCGGATAAAGGTTGCGGTCGAGGAGGAAAAGAAAAGTGTCCTTCCCGGTGAAGAGATGCGTTATAAGGTGAGGGGTACATACTTATTCGGTCCTCCGGCAGCGGGTTTATCCGTCGACACTCAGGTAACGCTCATTCCCAAGGATTTTGCACCCAAGGGATACGAGGCGTATGTCTTCATCAATCCGGAGAGGAAATTCGACCCTAGACAGATATTCTCGGAAAGAGGGAAATTAAACGAGGAGGGGATAAAGGAATTTGCGGCTAAGGTTCCCGAGGATTTGAGGCCACCTTCATCACTCGAAGCCTGGATCACTGCGCGTGTCCAGGAAACGGGCGGTCGAGGAGTTGCCGCCAGAAATATAATTAATGTCCACCCTTATCCCTTTTACCTCGGAATTAAGCGTAAGGACCGCAGTCAGTATGCGGACCCGGGAAAAGAGGTGGTGTTAGAATATGTTGCGCTTTCTCCTGGTGAGGCGGATAGTGAATTAAAGGAGGTAAAAACGGATACACTTCGCGCCGAATTCTTCATCGACAGGTGGAACACCGTTTTGAGGCGTACCCCTGCCGGAAATTATAAATACGAATCTATCCGTGACTCTGCTCTTTTGGAATCAAAAATCCTGGAGGGGGGAAGTTCCAAGGGAAGCTTCGGTTTCACCCCCTCCGAGTTTGGAAGCTACCGTGTCGTGCTCACCGATCCTAAAGGGGGCGCCTCTACCGAGGTTCAATTCTATGCCAGCGGTTGGGGGTTTTCAGCATGGGCTATTGAAAATCCGGCACGGGTTGAACTAGACCTGGAAGAGGATGAGTACATGCCCGGCGAGCGGGCGGTGCTACAGGTTCGCGCTCCTTTCAGCGGAAAACTACTAGTTACCGTGGAGCGTGACGAGATTTATCACACCGAAATTCATACCCTCTCTGGGAACAGTGCCAAGCTCTCCATTCCAGTAACGGAGTTATATCGCCCTAACGCCTATATCACTGCTACGGTGATAAGAAGCGCAAAGGACCTCGAGCCTGGCTCTCCGGGCAGGGCGTTTGGCGCGATTCCTATAAACGTAGACCGAAGTGCTAACCGGATAGGCGTGGATATCAAGGCGCCTGAAGAAATAAGGCCGCTCACCCCGCTGGAGATAGAGGTGAGCACTATTCCCGAAGCCTCCGTCACCGTGGCGGCGGTGGATGAGGGAATATTACAGTTGATAGCCCAGAAGACACCCGACCCTTTTTCCTTCTTTTATCAAAAATTAGCCCTCGGCGTGATGGAGTACGATACATTTTCACTTCTCTTACCCGATGTGCCCAAGATAGAGGGGGCCTCGCCGCCAGGCGGAGGAGCCGATGCGCTAAAGGCTGGACAATTCGTGCGTACAGAAGGAATAAGGCGGGTGAAGCCCGTGGCCTTCTGGTCTGGGGTATTGAAGACCGATGCCAATGGAAGGTTGAAGGTTAAATTCGATATACCGGAGTTTCAGGGAGCGATACGCATCATGGCGGTGGCCTCAAAGGACAAAAGATTTGGCTCGGGCGAGAGTTTTACCGGAGTTAAATCGCCTCTGGTGATGTTTCCGACGATACCCCGGTTTTTGTCCTTGAACGAGACCGTGGTAATACCCGTATCGGTGAGAAACGACACTGGAAAGGACGGGACGTTTAAAGTGCAATTAGACCTGCTTGGGGCTCTCGGAATCGAGGGAGAACGAGACAATGAACAAAAGAAGCAGTCGATAAAAGAGATAGCCATACCAAACGGAAGCGAGAGGACGGTTTACTTTACGATAACAACCTTTGATGAGACTGGGAATGTCAGTCTCAATATCAGTGCATCCGGGAACGGCGAGACTACAAGTTCGACAACTGACCTCTCTATACGCCCGGATTTGCCGGTAGAGAGAATGGAGAAAGCGGGAAGAATTGCCGGTCAAACAACTGAACTAGGAATCGAGGACGAAGGCTCGTTCCGGCCAGAGACCATCAAGAGAGAACTTCGGTTAAGCCGTCTCCCGCTTATACAGTTTTCCGGGAAGCTGGATTATCTTCTCAACTATCCTTACGGATGTCTTGAGCAGGTAACTTCCACGGTGTTTCCGTTGCTATATCTAGCGGATATATCGAGAGAGCTTGAGCCGGAATTATTCGAGAAATCAAACCCGGAGGCTTTGGTGCAAGAGGGGATAAGGCGTATGGTAACCATGCAGATAACCGGAGGAGGGTTTTCTCTATGGCCGGGAGGAACCTCTGTGGAACCATGGGCAAGCATTTATGCGGCCCATTTCCTGGTAGAAGCCAGACGCGCCGGATATTACGTCGAGAACTCCCTTTACTCCGGGGCCATAGATTTCACAAAAAGCGAGGCGAAGGCTAAGCAATCCTACGGCACCGGCGAGCTTGAGCGGGCGGTATATGCGCTTTATGTGCTGGGGAGAGCAGGTAAGGCCGATACTGGTACTATGGATTACATTCGTAAGAACGGTAAAGACCAGCTCGGTGTGGAATCCCGGGCGTTACTCGGCGCTACGTATGCGTCTATGGGAAACACCGAGGCGATCAAGGAGATGACTAAAGGTTTAGAAGACGTAGAGCGCATTAATAGAGAAACCGGAGGAAACTTTAACTCCACCGTTCGTAACCGCGCCCTTTTTCTGTTGGCGCTCATGGATGCTGCACCAAACGACCCGCGTGCGCCCGAGCTAGTGGAAAGACTAGCTCGTGATGCTACGGTTGATACCTGGTGGACAACCCAGGAAACCTCGTTTGCGCTCTTGGCAATCGGGCAGTTTATAAAAAGGCAAACCCAGGCTCCCCCCTACACCGGCACTGTCTATCTTGGTGACAAATCAATCGCTGAGTTTAAAAGCGACAAGGTCCTCGCCATCCCGGAGATCGAGGGTACGGAGCCGGTCAAGATAGTCATGGATAACGGATACAAGGAGGGGAGCGCTTTCTACTCCATCATTACCAGCGCGGTTCCAACGGACAAGGGGTTTAAGCCGGTACAAAACGGGCTTGAGCTAAAGAAGGAATACCACACGCAGGACGGAGTCCCCATCGACCCGAACAATATCAAGCAGGGAGACCTCCTAGTAGTACGCACGGATGTAAGGAGCATGTCCGGAAGATTGCAAAACGTGGTGATCCAGAATCTATTACCTTCGGGATTTGAGGTAGAAAACCCAAGGCTAAAGACCACCGAGATTCTGCCCTGGGCCACAGGTGAGAAGCTAGAACCGGATTATCAGGACATCCGCGATGACCGGGTGCTCATATTTACGGATTTGAACGATAATAAGTGGTACAGCTACTACACGCTTCTTCGTGTGGTCAACCCGGGTGTATTTTCTGTCCCGCCGGTTCAAGCGGAGGCCATGTATGCGCCCAATATTCGTTTTACCGGAGGCTTAGAAAAGCCATTTAGGGTGGAGATAAAGAATTGA